From Thalassospiraceae bacterium LMO-JJ14:
GGAAATGGAAGAACTGCTTGCGGCAATCCAACGCCTGGCTCAGATGCCACAAGACCAAAGGAAAGATAAGCCAACCGATGGCATAGGCGAGACACTCAAAGATGAAGGCAGAAATAAAAGGCGTGCCTTCAGGGTGCGGCTGGCCATACAGCACAAACCACACCAGATACATCGGCGCCACGATTGCCATGGCAAAAAACGAGCGCGCGGCGTCTTCGCCGCCATCGCCGAAAGCGTTAAGTCCGCCACGATCGAATCTGGCGAGAAGTGCAGCGCCGTAAAGGGCGCGGTGAATCTCGGCCAAGGTTATCATAACGGGCTCACCATGAAAGGCGCGGCATCAGCGGGATTGGCTGAAGTAGTCGTCGAGAATGCGAGTATAAATCTCCGACAACGCGTGGATGTCTTCGACACGGGCGTTTTCGTCGACCTTGTGCGCGGTCTGATTGATCAGACCATATTCTACCACGGCGCAATGATCCTTGATGAAACGCGCATCCGACGTGCCGCCCGTGGTGCTCAGTTCCGGTGTCTTTCCGGTAACGGCCTCTATGGCGCCGCTGACGGTAGCAGAAAGAGCCCCGGGTGGTGTCAGGAAGCTCTCGCCGGAAACTCTGACGCGCATTTCATAACCGCCACCGGCCTGATCGAGCCGTCCACGCAGAAGCTTTTCGACGCTGTCCGAGGTGTGCAGATCATTGAAGCGGATGTTGACGCGGGCCGAAGCACGGGCCGGGATGACATTGGTGGCGGCGTTGCCGACGTCGACGGTTGTTACCTGCAAGGTGCTTGGCTGGAAGTGATCCGAGCCTTCGTCGAGCGGCACATTCGTCAGGGACGTAAGTAGATTTAAAAGTTTGTGGATCGGATTGTCGGCCAGGTGCGGATACGCCGAATGCCCCTGCACGCCTTCGACGTCAATCCACACATTCATGGAGCCGCGCCGGCCGATCTTGACCATATCGGTAATGGCTTCTGGGTTGGTCGGCTCACCGACAAGGCAGGCATCGATGGTTTCGCCGCGCGTCTTGAGCCAGTCGAGCACCTTCTTGGTGCCGTTGGTGGCATCGCCTTCTTCGTCGCCGGTGATCAGGAAGCTGATCGAGCCTTTGAAATTCCCCTCGTTATGTCGAAGAAAATTACGAGTTGCCGTCATCATGCAGGCAACGGCACATTTCATGTCGGCCGCACCCCGGCCATACAGGCGGCCATTGCGGATTTCAGGGCTGAAAGGCTCAGATGTCCAGTCGCTGAGGTCGCCGGGCGGCACCACGTCGGTATGCCCAGCCCAGCAAAAATTCGGGCCTTCGCTGCCGAGACGCGCATAAACGTTACGTGTCGGCTCCCCGGCCGGGTCATCGAACGTCAGATCGTGACATTCGAAACCGAGTGGTGTCAGGAACGCGATCAGTTCATCCAGCGCGCCGGCGTCTTCCGGGGTTACGCTGGCGTGTCTGATCAGCGTCTCTGATACGCAGAGCGCGTCAGGTTCTGAGGAGTTCATTGATCGATGTCTTGGAGCGGGTCTGTGCATCGACGCGTTTAACGATCACCGCACAGGCCAATGATGGGCCGGGTGTGCCGTCCGGCAGTGGTTTACCGGGCATGGCGCCGGGAACGACGACGGAATAAGGCGGGACCTTGCCGAGGAAAATTTCGCCGGTGTTGCGGTCGATGATCTTGGTTGTCGAGGTGATGAACACCCCCATGGAAAGCACCGAACCTTCACCGACGATGACGCCTTCGACGACTTCGGATCGCGCGCCGATGAAGCAGTTGTCCTCAATAATTACGGGACCCGCCTGCAGGGGCTCAAGAACGCCGCCCAGCCCGACACCACCCGACAGGTGCACGCCTTTGCCGACCTGCGCGCACGAACCGACAGTGGCCCATGTGTCGACCATTGTGCCTTCGCCGACGTAGGCGCCCAGATTGACAAAACTCGGCATCAGCACGACGTCCTTGTCGATGAATGCACTGTGACGAACGATGGCCCCCGGCACGGCGCGAAAGCCAGCGGCGCGAAATGC
This genomic window contains:
- the dapE gene encoding succinyl-diaminopimelate desuccinylase, which encodes MNSSEPDALCVSETLIRHASVTPEDAGALDELIAFLTPLGFECHDLTFDDPAGEPTRNVYARLGSEGPNFCWAGHTDVVPPGDLSDWTSEPFSPEIRNGRLYGRGAADMKCAVACMMTATRNFLRHNEGNFKGSISFLITGDEEGDATNGTKKVLDWLKTRGETIDACLVGEPTNPEAITDMVKIGRRGSMNVWIDVEGVQGHSAYPHLADNPIHKLLNLLTSLTNVPLDEGSDHFQPSTLQVTTVDVGNAATNVIPARASARVNIRFNDLHTSDSVEKLLRGRLDQAGGGYEMRVRVSGESFLTPPGALSATVSGAIEAVTGKTPELSTTGGTSDARFIKDHCAVVEYGLINQTAHKVDENARVEDIHALSEIYTRILDDYFSQSR
- the dapD gene encoding 2,3,4,5-tetrahydropyridine-2,6-dicarboxylate N-succinyltransferase encodes the protein MDTSQLEQIIDAAWEDRANVSLTTKGEVRESVETALKLLDGGEKRVAEKIDGEWVVNQWLKKAVLLSFRLNDMKPIPGGPGGAHWWDKVPSKFENMGENAFRAAGFRAVPGAIVRHSAFIDKDVVLMPSFVNLGAYVGEGTMVDTWATVGSCAQVGKGVHLSGGVGLGGVLEPLQAGPVIIEDNCFIGARSEVVEGVIVGEGSVLSMGVFITSTTKIIDRNTGEIFLGKVPPYSVVVPGAMPGKPLPDGTPGPSLACAVIVKRVDAQTRSKTSINELLRT